In Janibacter cremeus, a genomic segment contains:
- a CDS encoding iron dependent repressor, metal binding and dimerization domain protein, with amino-acid sequence MKDLIDTTEMYLRTIFELEEEGIPPMRARIAERLGHSGPTVSQTIARMERDGLVSLGANRQLVLSEEGQKLATRVMRKHRLAERLLVDIIGLDWEFVHEEACRWEHVMSERVERKILGILPDHRESPYGTPIPGLDELLSGEDEVIDYLEGLSSLSEIVEQDLTGDFRVRRIGETAQVDTDALSLLTAAQLHPGVVVQVSVDDEERVVVQRDGADAADAVSLPRGVADHVFVESVAR; translated from the coding sequence GTGAAGGATCTCATCGACACCACGGAGATGTACCTCCGCACGATCTTCGAGCTCGAGGAGGAGGGCATCCCTCCGATGCGGGCGCGCATCGCCGAGCGCCTGGGCCACTCGGGCCCGACCGTCTCGCAGACGATCGCGCGCATGGAGCGTGACGGACTCGTCAGCCTCGGGGCCAATCGTCAGCTCGTGCTCTCGGAGGAGGGCCAGAAGCTGGCGACGCGGGTCATGCGCAAGCATCGCCTGGCCGAGCGCCTGCTCGTCGACATCATCGGCCTCGACTGGGAGTTCGTCCACGAGGAGGCCTGCCGGTGGGAGCACGTGATGAGCGAGCGGGTGGAGCGCAAGATCCTCGGGATCCTGCCCGACCACCGCGAGTCGCCCTACGGGACCCCGATCCCCGGTCTGGACGAGTTGCTCAGCGGCGAGGACGAGGTCATCGACTACCTGGAGGGTCTGTCCAGCCTGAGCGAGATCGTGGAGCAGGACCTCACGGGGGACTTCCGCGTGCGGCGCATCGGCGAGACGGCGCAGGTCGACACCGACGCCCTGAGCCTGCTCACCGCTGCCCAGTTGCACCCCGGAGTGGTCGTCCAGGTCTCGGTCGACGACGAGGAGCGGGTGGTCGTCCAGCGTGACGGGGCGGACGCCGCCGACGCGGTCTCGCTGCCGCGTGGCGTCGCCGATCACGTCTTCGTGGAGTCCGTTGCACGGTGA
- a CDS encoding Na+/H+ antiporter subunit E, with protein sequence MSPRRIGQHISSRTRGGFQPRAIIALALVWVLLWDRISLGNAINGLIIGAVITQIFPLPSIQYFGRIHPWRLLVLTARFFVDLVSAAIEVSIATVDHRPPRGGSIVEVHLRVRNELYMTIISALVSLVPGSIVVEARRTANVLYVHGFHVTTPEGLEELRQDVLDVETRVVRALGSAEELEAVMGTSRKESA encoded by the coding sequence ATGAGCCCCCGCCGGATCGGCCAGCACATCTCCTCGCGCACCCGCGGTGGATTCCAGCCACGGGCGATCATCGCGCTCGCCCTCGTCTGGGTCCTGCTGTGGGACCGGATTTCCCTCGGCAACGCCATCAACGGCCTGATCATCGGTGCGGTGATCACCCAGATCTTCCCGCTGCCGTCGATCCAGTACTTCGGACGGATCCACCCTTGGCGTCTCCTCGTGCTGACCGCCCGCTTCTTCGTCGACCTCGTCAGCGCGGCGATCGAGGTCAGCATCGCCACGGTGGACCACCGTCCGCCCAGGGGCGGGTCGATCGTCGAGGTGCACTTGCGGGTGCGCAACGAGCTGTACATGACGATCATCTCCGCACTCGTCTCCCTGGTGCCCGGGTCGATCGTCGTCGAGGCTCGTCGCACGGCCAACGTCCTCTACGTCCACGGCTTCCACGTCACCACCCCCGAGGGGCTCGAGGAGCTGCGCCAGGACGTCCTCGACGTCGAGACCCGTGTCGTGCGCGCGCTCGGGTCCGCCGAGGAGCTCGAGGCCGTCATGGGCACGAGCAGGAAGGAGAGCGCATGA
- a CDS encoding Na+/H+ antiporter subunit A: protein MTLLLLAHFVAAVVAPGLAKLIDRRSFLVLALVPGVAFAWLLAQTSTISDGGVITENVEWVPSLGMDFTLQLGILQWLLGLLVTGVGALSLIYCAWYFRRDDPSLWRFTGVFIAFAGAMFGLVLADNLLALYVFWELTTIFSYTLIGHNPVRSANRRSATQALLVTTFGGLAMLVGTIILGETSTYTISDLLADPPAADTLTTTAVLLVLVGALTKSAQIPFHFWLPGAMAAPTPVSAYLHAASMVKAGIYLILLLAPVFAATPGWRVLTIGLGIGTMLIGGWRALRQDDLKLLLAYGTVSQLGMMTALAGVGSKAAALAAVALVLSHALFKSTLFFTVGIIDKGTGTRDLTELHGLGRRLPVLAIAATISAASMAGLPPLIGFVAKESALAASVESIDSPLGAWGGAFLVLGLGLGSILTAAYSLRFLWGAFITKSTTGAAPSPTPFAASNALLIAPVVLATLTVVEGFMGGWLTETFAPHVETLPGSTPEELALWHGFTPALGLSALAIAGGALLFVWRAPFARMQAALPRIVDAERVYQRFMRALDRFAVEVTALSQGGSLPTYLGTIFGVVILLPGIVAATTLSGSSVRMWDTITQAVVALFIIAATILAVRSRNRLQSVMFVGLTGYGLAVLFQVHGAPDLALTQILVETFSLVLFVLVLRKLPTNFRPRPRSTRHPWRRYWRMVLAGSLGAAVSILTVVAANARLEAPISTAFPKAAYDFGHGRNVVNVTLVDIRAWDTLGEITVLVAAATGIASLVFLRSYDIERTWTRRGDYEKTVASTVSRERRSVILETATRLVFHVMIALSLYLLFAGHNQAGGGFAGGLTLGLALLARYLAGGRYELDHAAPVDAGAVLGAGLAVSAIAALLPLAFGGTVLQSYVVDVTLPIWGEVTFVTALIFDIGVYLIVTGLALDVVRSLGSGVDRQTEEDRIAA from the coding sequence GTGACCCTGCTGCTGCTCGCCCACTTCGTGGCGGCAGTGGTGGCGCCCGGTTTGGCCAAGCTCATCGACCGGCGCTCCTTCCTGGTTCTGGCGCTCGTGCCGGGCGTGGCCTTCGCGTGGCTGCTCGCCCAGACATCGACCATCTCCGACGGCGGCGTCATCACCGAGAACGTCGAGTGGGTGCCCTCGCTCGGCATGGACTTCACCCTCCAGCTCGGGATCCTGCAGTGGTTGCTGGGCCTGCTCGTCACCGGGGTCGGCGCCCTCTCCCTGATCTACTGCGCCTGGTACTTCCGCCGTGACGACCCCAGCCTCTGGCGATTCACGGGCGTCTTCATCGCCTTCGCCGGCGCGATGTTCGGCCTCGTCCTCGCCGACAACCTGCTGGCGCTGTACGTCTTCTGGGAACTGACGACGATCTTCAGCTACACCCTCATCGGACACAACCCGGTGCGCTCGGCCAACCGTCGCTCGGCCACGCAGGCACTGCTCGTGACCACCTTCGGCGGGCTGGCCATGCTCGTCGGCACCATCATCCTCGGCGAGACCTCCACCTACACGATCAGCGATCTGCTCGCCGACCCGCCCGCTGCCGACACCCTGACGACGACCGCGGTCCTGCTCGTCCTCGTCGGTGCCCTGACGAAGTCCGCGCAGATCCCCTTCCACTTCTGGCTGCCCGGCGCGATGGCCGCACCGACTCCGGTCAGCGCGTACCTACACGCGGCCTCGATGGTCAAGGCGGGCATCTACCTGATCCTGCTGCTGGCCCCGGTCTTCGCCGCCACCCCCGGATGGCGGGTCCTGACGATCGGACTGGGCATCGGCACGATGCTCATCGGCGGCTGGCGCGCCCTGCGGCAGGACGACCTCAAGCTCCTGCTCGCCTACGGCACCGTCAGCCAGCTGGGCATGATGACCGCGTTGGCGGGAGTGGGGAGCAAGGCCGCGGCGCTGGCCGCGGTCGCACTCGTCCTCTCGCATGCGCTCTTCAAGTCCACCCTCTTCTTCACCGTCGGCATCATCGACAAAGGAACCGGGACCCGTGACCTGACCGAGCTGCACGGCCTCGGCCGGCGCCTGCCGGTGCTGGCCATCGCGGCCACGATCTCGGCGGCCTCGATGGCGGGTCTGCCGCCGCTCATCGGCTTCGTCGCCAAGGAGTCCGCCCTCGCCGCGTCCGTCGAATCCATCGACTCTCCCCTGGGCGCCTGGGGCGGCGCCTTCCTGGTCCTCGGCCTCGGGCTCGGCTCGATCCTGACCGCCGCCTACTCGTTGCGCTTCCTCTGGGGCGCGTTCATCACGAAGTCGACGACGGGCGCCGCCCCCAGCCCCACCCCCTTCGCCGCCTCGAACGCGCTCCTCATCGCCCCGGTGGTCCTCGCCACCCTGACCGTCGTCGAGGGCTTCATGGGCGGCTGGCTCACCGAGACCTTCGCTCCGCACGTCGAGACCCTGCCCGGCAGCACGCCGGAGGAGCTCGCCCTGTGGCACGGCTTCACCCCCGCCCTCGGGCTGTCCGCCCTGGCCATCGCCGGCGGTGCGCTCCTCTTCGTCTGGCGAGCCCCCTTCGCCCGCATGCAAGCCGCCCTGCCGCGCATCGTCGACGCCGAGCGGGTCTATCAGCGGTTCATGCGTGCCCTCGACCGCTTCGCCGTCGAGGTCACCGCTCTCTCGCAGGGCGGGTCACTGCCGACCTACCTCGGCACGATCTTCGGCGTGGTCATCCTCCTGCCCGGCATCGTCGCCGCCACCACCCTGTCCGGCTCGTCGGTGCGGATGTGGGACACCATCACCCAAGCTGTCGTCGCGCTCTTCATCATCGCGGCCACGATCCTCGCGGTCCGCTCGCGCAACCGCCTGCAGTCGGTGATGTTCGTCGGGCTCACCGGCTACGGGCTCGCGGTGCTCTTCCAGGTGCACGGCGCACCGGACCTGGCGCTGACGCAGATCCTCGTCGAGACCTTCTCGCTCGTGCTCTTCGTCCTCGTCCTGCGCAAGCTGCCCACGAACTTCCGGCCCCGCCCCCGCAGCACCCGCCACCCCTGGCGCCGGTACTGGCGCATGGTGCTCGCCGGCAGCCTCGGCGCCGCAGTGAGCATCCTGACCGTCGTCGCCGCCAACGCACGGCTCGAGGCGCCGATCTCCACGGCCTTCCCGAAGGCGGCCTACGACTTCGGTCACGGCCGCAACGTCGTCAACGTGACCCTCGTCGACATCCGCGCCTGGGACACCCTCGGCGAGATCACCGTCCTGGTCGCCGCAGCCACCGGCATCGCCAGCCTCGTCTTCCTGCGCTCCTACGACATCGAGCGCACCTGGACCCGGCGTGGTGACTACGAGAAGACGGTCGCCTCGACCGTCTCCCGCGAGCGCCGCTCGGTCATCCTCGAGACCGCCACCCGACTGGTCTTCCACGTGATGATCGCGCTGTCGCTCTACCTGCTCTTCGCCGGGCACAACCAAGCCGGTGGTGGCTTCGCGGGAGGCCTCACCCTCGGGCTCGCACTACTCGCCCGGTACCTCGCGGGTGGCCGCTACGAGCTCGACCACGCCGCCCCCGTGGACGCCGGCGCCGTGCTCGGGGCCGGCCTGGCCGTGTCCGCGATCGCCGCGCTGCTCCCCCTCGCCTTCGGTGGGACCGTCCTGCAGTCCTACGTCGTGGACGTGACCCTGCCGATCTGGGGCGAGGTCACCTTCGTCACCGCGCTGATCTTCGACATCGGCGTCTACCTCATCGTCACCGGGCTCGCGCTCGACGTCGTGCGCTCCCTCGGCTCCGGCGTGGACCGCCAAACCGAGGAGGACCGGATCGCCGCATGA
- a CDS encoding NlpC/P60 family protein produces MSHNVGRHRAPGRYNPATELGQIITEAGTPLAKGSAVLAASGGLVAAIAIPAQASPVDTTESASQVVSAVQTGGSDQAVVALEQSTAVTAPAAKSSAKATKSFGKVGVEPVAKPTGPTEAELRERAERQAAEREAAERQAEEEATQTEAAAQSGADEQAEARQESSPSRSQERQAPSESSSSQSSTSAPAPASAPAPSSGGVIGIAKQYVGTPYVYGGSTPSGFDCSGFTQYVFGKAGKSLPRVTTAQQAATTPVSNPQPGDLVFFGSPAYHVGIYLGNGMMIDAPSSGKSVSVRPVFGGVSGYGRV; encoded by the coding sequence GTGTCCCACAACGTCGGGCGCCACCGCGCCCCCGGTCGCTACAACCCGGCCACCGAGCTCGGCCAGATCATCACCGAGGCCGGCACGCCGCTGGCCAAGGGTTCGGCCGTCCTCGCCGCCTCCGGTGGTCTCGTTGCCGCGATCGCCATCCCCGCGCAGGCCAGCCCCGTCGACACCACGGAGAGCGCGTCGCAGGTCGTCAGCGCAGTGCAGACCGGCGGGTCCGACCAAGCCGTCGTGGCCCTGGAGCAGAGCACTGCCGTGACCGCCCCGGCGGCGAAGTCCTCCGCGAAGGCGACCAAGTCCTTCGGCAAGGTCGGCGTCGAGCCGGTCGCCAAGCCGACCGGCCCCACCGAGGCGGAGCTGCGTGAGCGCGCCGAGCGCCAGGCCGCCGAGCGCGAGGCCGCCGAGCGTCAGGCCGAGGAAGAGGCCACCCAGACCGAGGCAGCTGCCCAGAGCGGAGCCGACGAGCAGGCCGAGGCGCGCCAGGAGTCGTCCCCGAGCCGTTCACAGGAGCGCCAGGCCCCCTCGGAGAGCAGCTCGTCGCAGTCCAGCACCTCGGCGCCCGCCCCTGCCTCGGCTCCGGCCCCGTCCTCCGGTGGCGTCATCGGCATCGCCAAGCAGTACGTCGGTACGCCCTACGTCTACGGCGGCAGCACTCCGTCCGGCTTCGACTGCTCGGGCTTCACCCAGTACGTCTTCGGCAAGGCGGGGAAGTCCCTGCCCCGCGTGACCACCGCGCAGCAGGCCGCCACCACCCCCGTGTCCAACCCGCAGCCGGGTGACCTCGTCTTCTTCGGGTCGCCCGCCTACCACGTGGGTATCTACCTCGGCAACGGCATGATGATCGACGCGCCCAGCAGCGGCAAGTCGGTCTCCGTCCGCCCGGTCTTCGGCGGGGTCTCCGGCTACGGCCGCGTCTGA
- a CDS encoding Na+/H+ antiporter subunit D, with the protein MSMVNALPLPVLLPLLGAALALVARRSPRAQVAISLLVLSASLAVAILLMWHTHTHGPMALWLGAWSEPLGIALVADRLSALMLLVSSFVILTVLVFAIGQGVADGDEDSPLAIYFPTYLVLSAGVSNAFLAGDLFNLFVSFEMLLFASFVLLTLGGSGTRIRAGTTYVIVSMVSSFLFLVAVAGVYAAAGTVNLAQLSVRLPDIDSRVALALQLLLLTVFGIKAAIFPMSAWLPDSYPSASAPVSAVFAGLLTKVGVYAIIRTQFLLFPDSPLEHLIMGAGLVTMLVGILGAVAQPGIKRMLSFTLVSHIGYMLFGIGLATEAGLSAAVFYVAHHITVQTALFLIAGLIERAGGSTIIDRLGGLAAGAPGLAFLFFVPAMNLAGIPPFSGFVGKVALIQAGVEVGGAAAWLLIIGSVVTSLLTLYAIAKTWSYAFWRPRQEGTEHQTLEMPALTPSWGRLSDAIGAAVVAQRPQTPITPPTKAVPVRRDMPPAMFGGAAAVVAFSIGLSLFAGPLFRYTDAAAEQMITRDSYVQVVLPMEEGR; encoded by the coding sequence ATGAGCATGGTCAACGCCCTCCCCCTGCCCGTGCTGCTTCCGTTGCTCGGCGCGGCCCTGGCCTTGGTGGCCCGTCGCTCCCCACGGGCGCAGGTCGCCATCAGCCTCCTGGTGCTCAGCGCCAGCCTCGCCGTCGCCATCCTGCTGATGTGGCACACCCACACCCACGGGCCGATGGCGCTGTGGCTCGGAGCGTGGAGCGAGCCGTTGGGCATCGCCCTCGTCGCCGACCGGCTCTCGGCGCTGATGCTGCTCGTGAGCAGCTTCGTCATCCTGACCGTGCTGGTCTTCGCCATCGGACAGGGTGTCGCCGACGGTGACGAGGACTCCCCGCTGGCGATCTACTTCCCCACCTACCTCGTCCTCTCGGCCGGCGTGTCCAACGCCTTCCTCGCCGGGGACCTGTTCAACCTCTTCGTCAGTTTCGAGATGCTGCTCTTCGCCTCGTTCGTGCTGCTCACCCTCGGGGGCAGTGGCACGCGGATCCGCGCGGGGACCACCTACGTCATCGTCTCGATGGTTTCCTCCTTCCTCTTCCTCGTCGCCGTCGCCGGCGTCTACGCGGCCGCCGGCACGGTCAACCTGGCACAGCTGTCCGTGCGTCTGCCCGACATCGACTCGAGAGTCGCGCTGGCCCTGCAGCTGCTGCTGCTCACCGTGTTCGGGATCAAGGCCGCGATCTTCCCGATGTCCGCATGGTTGCCGGACAGCTACCCCTCCGCGTCCGCCCCGGTCAGCGCGGTCTTCGCCGGCCTGCTGACCAAGGTCGGCGTCTACGCGATCATCCGGACCCAGTTCCTGCTCTTCCCCGACTCCCCGTTGGAGCACCTGATCATGGGCGCCGGCCTGGTGACGATGCTCGTCGGCATCCTCGGGGCCGTGGCCCAACCGGGCATCAAGAGGATGCTCTCCTTCACCCTCGTCAGCCACATCGGGTACATGCTCTTCGGCATCGGGCTGGCCACCGAGGCGGGGCTGTCGGCAGCGGTCTTCTACGTCGCCCACCACATCACCGTGCAGACCGCGCTCTTCCTCATCGCAGGTCTGATCGAGCGCGCCGGCGGGTCGACGATCATCGACCGGCTCGGCGGGCTGGCGGCCGGCGCGCCCGGTCTGGCCTTCCTCTTCTTCGTCCCCGCGATGAACCTTGCCGGCATCCCGCCCTTCTCCGGCTTCGTCGGCAAGGTCGCGCTCATCCAGGCCGGTGTCGAGGTCGGTGGGGCGGCGGCATGGCTGCTCATCATCGGCTCGGTCGTCACCTCCCTGCTGACCCTCTACGCCATCGCCAAGACCTGGAGCTATGCCTTCTGGCGGCCACGCCAGGAGGGCACGGAACACCAGACGCTCGAGATGCCGGCGCTCACCCCGTCCTGGGGTCGCCTCAGTGACGCCATCGGAGCCGCGGTCGTTGCCCAGCGCCCCCAGACGCCGATCACTCCCCCGACCAAGGCCGTCCCCGTGCGCCGCGACATGCCACCGGCGATGTTCGGCGGGGCAGCCGCCGTGGTCGCCTTCAGCATCGGGCTCTCCCTCTTCGCCGGGCCGCTCTTCCGCTACACGGACGCGGCCGCGGAGCAGATGATCACCCGCGACTCCTACGTCCAGGTCGTGCTGCCGATGGAGGAGGGACGATGA
- a CDS encoding Na(+)/H(+) antiporter subunit C, whose product MNAIEPSLTLVIVGGVLVAAGAYLLLERALTRVLLGLVLASNGVTTLYLVASGPAKGAPFVGARPPEEMSDPLPQAMVLTAIVIALASVAFVLSLAYRQWRITGSDDVPDDAEDELIKRLAERDQTSSTYDPDTQSTTEADEEDATA is encoded by the coding sequence ATGAATGCCATCGAACCCAGCCTCACCCTCGTCATCGTCGGCGGAGTCCTCGTTGCTGCCGGGGCGTACCTCCTGCTGGAGCGGGCCCTGACCCGGGTCCTGCTCGGCCTCGTCCTGGCCAGCAACGGCGTCACCACCTTGTATCTCGTGGCCTCCGGCCCGGCGAAGGGGGCACCCTTCGTCGGCGCACGCCCACCGGAGGAGATGAGTGACCCCCTCCCGCAGGCGATGGTGCTCACCGCGATCGTGATCGCGCTGGCATCAGTCGCCTTCGTGCTGTCGCTGGCCTACCGGCAGTGGCGCATCACCGGCAGCGACGACGTGCCCGACGACGCCGAGGACGAGCTGATCAAGCGGCTCGCGGAGCGTGACCAGACGTCGAGCACCTACGACCCGGACACCCAGTCCACCACCGAGGCAGACGAGGAGGACGCCACCGCATGA
- a CDS encoding SDR family NAD(P)-dependent oxidoreductase has product MPRPLALVTGASSGIGAATARALAAAGHEVVCAARRTDRITELADEIDGRAVTCDVTDPASVTALAAQVGDRLDVLVNNAGGAYGLDPVATADIEDWRTMYEINVIGTLRMVQALLPALVAGEGIIVNVGSTAGRISYEGGAGYTAAKHGLATMTETLRLELVDQPVRITEIAPGMVHTEGFSLTRFKGDAERAERVYDGVAEPLVAQDVADAITWMATRPPHVNVDLMVIKPRAQAAQHKVHRE; this is encoded by the coding sequence ATGCCCCGTCCGCTCGCCCTCGTCACCGGCGCCAGCTCCGGCATCGGCGCCGCCACCGCACGCGCCCTGGCCGCCGCCGGCCACGAAGTGGTCTGCGCCGCCCGCCGCACCGACCGGATCACCGAGCTCGCCGACGAGATCGACGGTCGTGCCGTCACCTGCGACGTCACGGACCCTGCCTCGGTGACGGCGCTGGCCGCGCAGGTCGGCGACCGGCTCGACGTCCTGGTCAACAACGCCGGCGGCGCGTACGGCCTCGACCCGGTCGCCACGGCCGACATCGAGGACTGGCGCACGATGTACGAGATCAACGTCATCGGCACCCTGCGGATGGTCCAGGCGCTGCTGCCCGCGCTCGTCGCCGGCGAAGGGATCATCGTCAACGTCGGCTCCACCGCCGGCCGCATCTCCTACGAGGGCGGGGCCGGGTACACCGCCGCCAAGCACGGCCTGGCCACGATGACCGAGACGCTGCGCCTGGAGCTGGTCGACCAACCGGTGCGGATCACCGAGATCGCGCCGGGGATGGTCCACACGGAGGGCTTCTCGCTCACCCGCTTCAAGGGCGACGCCGAGCGCGCGGAGAGGGTCTACGACGGCGTCGCCGAGCCACTCGTCGCGCAGGACGTCGCCGACGCCATCACCTGGATGGCCACCCGCCCCCCGCACGTCAACGTCGACCTGATGGTGATCAAGCCACGTGCGCAGGCCGCCCAGCACAAGGTCCACCGGGAGTAG
- a CDS encoding monovalent cation/H+ antiporter complex subunit F: MSIILGIAMGLLLAAAGLALTRVALGPTNLDRALCLDVVIVIITGILATQIVRSEDASSLPILVVFSLTGFVGSVSVARFMGRKEDSE, from the coding sequence ATGAGCATCATCCTCGGCATCGCCATGGGGCTGCTCCTCGCGGCCGCCGGCCTCGCCCTGACCCGCGTCGCACTCGGCCCGACCAACCTCGACCGGGCCCTGTGCCTGGACGTCGTCATCGTCATCATCACCGGCATCCTTGCCACCCAGATCGTGCGCAGTGAGGACGCCTCCTCGCTGCCGATCCTCGTCGTCTTCAGCCTCACCGGCTTCGTCGGCTCGGTGTCCGTGGCCCGCTTCATGGGCCGGAAGGAGGATTCGGAGTGA
- the mnhG gene encoding monovalent cation/H(+) antiporter subunit G: MNWTALFDIAGAISLLLGALLAFIGAVGLVRLPDLFARMHSATKPQTLGLLLILLGLALTVRTWGAVATLLIVIGAQGLTAPVAAHMLGRAGYRSGTTEEDLLHIDELGEAYRRMQR; this comes from the coding sequence GTGAACTGGACCGCCCTCTTCGACATCGCCGGCGCCATCTCGTTGCTGCTCGGCGCCCTGCTCGCGTTCATCGGCGCGGTCGGTCTGGTCCGCCTGCCCGACCTCTTCGCCCGCATGCACTCCGCCACGAAGCCGCAGACCCTCGGCCTGCTGCTCATCCTCCTGGGACTGGCCCTGACCGTGCGCACCTGGGGCGCCGTGGCCACCCTGCTGATCGTCATCGGCGCCCAGGGCCTGACCGCCCCCGTCGCCGCCCACATGCTCGGCCGCGCCGGCTACCGCAGCGGCACCACCGAGGAGGACCTACTCCACATCGACGAGCTGGGCGAGGCCTACCGCCGCATGCAGCGATGA